A stretch of Hypomesus transpacificus isolate Combined female chromosome 7, fHypTra1, whole genome shotgun sequence DNA encodes these proteins:
- the kics2 gene encoding KICSTOR subunit 2, whose protein sequence is MTDAPREEELQPVPRERAILESFFTQLGMFSFDRAKDYVEKEKDNSKSAGAIWAALLAALAHLAVAEKAYHNMTFLGQKLGGQSFFSRKDSIRTIYTSLYNELRKVVTTGRHAQPGIAPYLEDLPSHLSEQLCHFAQARMEMADLYEKMHSLGSQKNINSEELVTALEVVLQKYSSRFHHPILGRLEGGFQTEVDVVTQLLRCQAQVSEWHFLPALLSLHGASTKLTAWGQLFQRQKETRKHLFGGQSQKAVQPPHLYLWLQRLQVALLAKFSFYFHEALSRQAAPADMRAATARTTPDYHGKICSFIRKHDANNVSLVFDNRGSDSFQGHGYHHPHSYREAPKGVEQFPAVVSLPSGERPLTHWPNVIMMMGDRAGELNTLDKVVHFYDDKVQSTYYLTRPEPHFTLVVIFDGRKSEKDSHITAFLQEISGSLRNSKPFSTLKPGSKG, encoded by the exons ATGACTGATGCGCCGCGAGAGGAGGAGTTGCAGCCGGTGCCGCGCGAACGGGCGATTCTGGAAAGTTTCTTCACGCAGCTTGGCATGTTCTCCTTTGACCGTGCTAAGGACTacgtggagaaggagaaggacaaCAGTAAGAGTGCAGGGGCTATCTGGGCAGCTCTGCTCGCAGCCCTCGCCCACTTGGCTGTGGCGGAGAAGGCCTACCACAACATGACATTCCTCGGACAAAAGCTGG GCGGGCAGTCGTTTTTCAGTCGTAAAGACTCCATCCGTACAATCTACACGTCTCTCTACAACGAGCTGAGGAAGGTGGTGACCACAGGGCGCCACGCCCAGCCTGGTATAGCCCCCTACTTAGAAGACCTGCCATCACACCTGTCAGAGCAGCTGTGCCACTTTGCTCAGGCACGCATGGAGATGGCAGACCTGTATGAGAAGATGCACTCGCTGGGCAGCCAGAAGAACATTAACTCAGAGGAGCTTGTTACAGCCCTGGAGGTGGTACTGCAGAAGTAcagttccag attCCACCACCCGATCCTGGGTCGCTTAGAGGGGGGCTTCCAGACGGAGGTAGATGTGGTGACCCAGCTACTGCGCTGCCAGGCCCAGGTGTCCGAGTGGCACTTTCTGCCTGCCTTACTCAGCCTGCACGGGGCCAGCACCAAGCTGACTGCCTGGGGGCAGCTCTTCCAGCGCCAGAAAGAGACCCGCAAGCATCTGTTTGGGGGCCAGTCTCAGAAGGCCGTGCAGCCACCCCACCTGTACCTGTGGCTGCAGCGTCTGCAGGTGGCTCTGTTGGCCAAGTTCAGCTTCTACTTCCACGAGGCGCTGAGCCGCCAGGCAGCCCCTGCCGACATGAGGGCAGCCACCGCCCGCACCACCCCCGACTACCACGGCAAGATCTGCTCCTTCATCCGCAAGCACGACGCCAACAACGTGTCGTTGGTGTTCGACAACCGCGGCTCGGACAGCTTCCAGGGTCACGGCTACCACCACCCACACTCGTACCGCGAGGCGCCCAAGGGGGTGGAGCAGTTCCCCGCCGTGGTGTCTCTGCCCTCTGGGGAGCGGCCTCTCACCCACTGGCCCAACGTCATCATGATGATGGGCGACCGCGCCGGCGAGCTCAACACACTGGACAAGGTGGTTCACTTCTACGACGACAAGGTCCAGAGCACCTACTACCTGACCAGGCCTGAACCCCACTTCACCCTGGTGGTCATCTTCGATGGCAGGAAGTCCGAGAAAGACTCTCACATCACGGCCTTCCTACAGGAGATCTCAGGCTCGCTGAGGAACTCCAAACCCTTCAGCACCCTCAAACCTGGCTCCAAGGGCTGA
- the parp12b gene encoding protein mono-ADP-ribosyltransferase PARP12b, which produces MSSYARVIHYATSVLCSNKGSMVLLQLHRKVLQRFDITEDDFWYIVKKCPRFLVVRNIEQTDEWGTDCTIVAKTSLRLCRNYTKQECPNCPELHLCKYFVYGNCRYGKGRKPCKFSHDVRSEHNYPLLRECTLHELHEEELFLLLLQNDPTLLPEVCSHYNKGSGPHGACTFRGSCTKVHMCMHFVQGDCMFGHKCKRQHVIDQHGRRMLEERGLSGDIVHDLPFIYQNIYQLTTPAPQVPREHIAEIPRPVIRTGEEKTEICLHFIRRNCRFQDQCIRVHFNLPYKWEVFDGTCWRDLRRMEDIERAYCDPRNTHSLGSRPVDFLSMTRESEPVRRQSTVSTVMKPAHYILTTEWRWYYKGDHENWIEYGQPDDKQRVTSVSSRDLEEAYLADSLAEVTVMKGHRQYYLSFQDMYQRNPKHNTKRRVRRRPRFVSVTEVENKTAR; this is translated from the exons ATGTCAAGCTATGCCAGAGTAATTCATTATGCGACTAGTGTATTATGTAGCAACAAAGGATCCATGGTCCTCCTACAGTTGCACCGAAAGGTGCTACAGCGTTTCGACATTACCGAGGACGACTTTTGGTACATCGTGAAGAAGTGCCCTCGATTCCTGGTGGTTAGGAACATAGAGCAGACAGACGAATGGGGGACGGACTGCACGATTGTCGCAAAAACGTCTCTGAGACTTTGCAGAAATTATACTAAACAAGAATGCCCAAATTGCCCAGAACTTCACCTGTGCAAATATTTTGTTTATGGGAACTGCAGATACGGGAAAGGCAG GAAGCCTTGTAAGTTCTCTCATGACGTGCGTTCGGAGCATAACTACCCCCTGCTGAGAGAGTGCACCCTGCACGAGCTGCACGAAGAAGAACTTTTCCTGCTACTACTGCAAAATGACCCCACCCTGTTGCCTGAG GTGTGCTCTCACTACAACAAGGGGTCTGGGCCGCATGGTGCCTGCACCTTCAGAGGCAGCTGCACTAAGGTGCACATGTGTATGCACTTTGTGCAAGGCGACTGCATGTTTGGGCACAAGTGTAAACGCCAACACGTCATCGACCAACATGGCCGCCGCATGCTGGAAGAAAGGGGCCTCAGTGGTGACATTGTCCACGACCTGCCCTTCATCTACCAGAACATCTACCAACTCACTACACCTGCACCCCAGGTCCCAAGAG AGCATATAGCTGAGATCCCCAGACCTGTAATtcgaacaggagaggagaagactgAAATCTGCCTTCACTTCATTCGTAGAAACTGCCGGTTTCAGG ACCAGTGTATCCGCGTGCACTTCAACCTGCCTTATAAGTGGGAGGTGTTCGACGGTACTTGTTGGAGGGACCTGAGACGCATGGAGGACATCGAGAGAGCCTACTGTGACCCCCGCAACActcacag TCTGGGTTCTCGGCCAGTGGACTTCCTGAGCATGACGAGGGAGTCGGAACCTGTGCGGCGTCAATCTACGGTTTCCACGGTGATGAAGCCGGCACACTACATACTTACCACGGAGTGGCGGTGGTACTACAAGGGTGACCATGAAAACTGGATTGAGTATGGACAACCT GACGATAAGCAGCGCGTGACATCAGTCTCGTCCCGGGATCTGGAAGAGGCTTACCTGGCAGACAGCTTGGCCGAGGTCACTGTCATGAAAGGCCATCGACAGTACTATCTTAGTTTCCAAG ACATGTACCAGAGAAACCCCAAACACAACACCAAGAGGAGGGTTCGCCGCCGCCCTCGCTTCGTCTCTGTCACCGAGGTGGAGAACAAGACGGCACGGTAG
- the si:dkeyp-27e10.3 gene encoding UPF0606 protein KIAA1549, with protein MLVSMATSSTPVAGGVGTNRTAQPSSHLPSSRRPRAGRPEETGYHGNDGVGSADESDSGAQGIHLLLRPPDLLSPSHPPPLPPYAQPTLTPPPPWDHSPSLEESWGSGDYLETLSFMVPDGEEPALATPLPSHTYDPDDKDSYDISFPSRPTLPLSSLFPSSSVPTTPLKGGFPTRPAQPDPSWDEEDYDLEDMLPLEPTELLLPDMNSLEYYTNLLAREREEERHRELERERERHRGRGREPMPPDLDTVNQTTSKPAIRPTATTTHTHSHTHTHGHPSPSSPGSHPTPGQEPKQPPVPSVGPTPPLDLSPTPFRGPGIPTPPDRSATKGPAQPSAPRPRDHPSTPGKHTPRPPSNTTSKAPPRPPTWPDAPGRPPGRDFGERGAITVKTPPVTRAPSTRPTTTKATTTTTVSTTTLSVTRTPAVSTPRVVLTPPGRQYLCNVTKPEMYLVRVVMPKGSTVGFGQVRDILKREFNRSVELQFLRTQSSFAFRAVAGPIIFTAMSVINALRQSSRSSSPIPAISPLYTVPDYKYQIHSVLQFVPSHVDVRVCNFSERVERGLLMAYTETRRRSHELGNVIVQLLNITMGMVKPVGEQKVPVDITFTMRDGRGYLLGSEVSDHLRKLSMVEFSFYLGFPALQIAEPFHYPELNISHHLRSTWVRTVLLGVQEQMVTEKSFKARVERRLALLLEEGLGEGIRRRWKRATAVGNNSIQVVRVARLSGQERPLEVLYFVEGPGGERLPADVTAATLNRLDLQRAAIVLGHRVQRPLAQPVETITVPPSETQSSSVWLIVGVVVPVLLAIFIIIILYWKLCGSEKLEFQPDAINTIQQRQKLQAPSVKGFDFAKLHLGQHSKDDIMVIQEPGALPAPIKEVTPSEGGDLNTPKSKGSSTKAGRHSRRRGRLSPSDGDSLGSDQSSGRESAEESTRPVATPSEAKQHRKTPKNGRNKMVPPSGSGPDELLSSSSIFDHVDRLSRGSSDGHKRQANKVQLIAMQPRPSPPQHTQSQSPSLTERVSTEVALRHKSEIEHHRNKLRQRAKRRGQCEFPSMDDILDAFGDGEEHGGPVQRLYSSAHDHMDCILQADSPSPPTPSDSRRRGRRSPRGRRSQRGNGSLPDTDRLTDRDGLLSDHTATYRKYPGLNNVAYMSDPDLPPDHGSPSPNDEVFDSAPPPPPYVPPQPSIEEARQQMHSLLDDAFALVSPSSQGSAGVTGVSPALPSPSPQNRSARQWGSSSYPAVPTHSPFSARYAELGMSPSSVQGLLHSQGLGSGGYITAGEQQLPQESVYSNRGQYDDPPSSSRPRPVGGSTGAQLHHLTQVGLSSRISAYPGVGRSVSGPTGSSWNQQHSDQDLSRPGAISRESVLSFPEFTSSSVFQMPSSSLRDPSAPPLHLAPPTPEYPPDDASPSAHSSASLIKAIREELRRLAQKQVVVTSYP; from the exons ATGTTGGTTTCCATGGCGacttccagcacacctgttgCAG GTGGGGTGGGCACCAACAGGACGGCACAGCCCTCATCACATCTACCTTCTTCTCGACGTCCACGAGCTGGCCGCCCTGAAGAGACCGGGTACCATGGTAACGACGGTGTAGGGTCAGCAGACGAGTCGGACTCAGGTGCTCAGGGCATCCACCTCCTCTTGAGACCCCCTGACCTTCTGTCCCCcagccacccccctccccttcccccgtACGCCCAGCCCACCCTCACGCCTCCCCCGCCATGGGaccactccccctccctggaGGAGTCCTGGGGTTCTGGGGACTACCTGGAAACCCTGTCCTTCATGGTCCCCGACGGAGAGGAGCCGGCTCTGGCCACGCCCCTACCCAGCCACACGTATGACCCCGACGACAAGGATTCTTACGACATCTCCTTTCCTTCTCGACCCACCCTCCCGCTCTCCTCGCTCTTCCCATCCTCCTCCGTCCCCACAACCCCCCTGAAGGGCGGTTTCCCCACCCGCCCGGCCCAGCCCGACCCGTCCTGGGATGAAGAGGACTATGACCTGGAGGACATGCTGCCCCTGGAACCCACAGAGCTGCTGTTGCCTGACATGAACAGTCTGGAGTACTACACCAACCTCCTGGCccgcgagagagaggaggagaggcacagagagctggaacgagagagagaaagacacagaggcagaggtAGAGAACCTATGCCTCCAGACTTGGACACTGTCAACCAGACCACCTCTAAACCTGCCATCAGGCCCACTgccactaccacacacacacactctcatacccacacacacggccatccctctccatcctcccctggcTCCCATCCCACTCCAGGCCAGGAGCCCAAGCAGCCCCCAGTCCCCTCAGTAGGGCCCACCCCTCCTCTGgacctctctcccaccccctttCGGGGGCCAGGTATCCCCACTCCTCCTGATAGGTCTGCCACTAAAGGGCCTGCCCAGCCCTCTGCCCCAAGGCCCAGAGACCATCCATCTACCCCGGGAAAACACACCCCACGTCCCCCCTCCAACACCACCAGTAAGGCCCCCCCACGGCCCCCCACTTGGCCTGATGCCCCGGGGAGACCGCCAGGCCGGGActttggggagagaggagccatCACGGTCAAGACCCCGCCTGTAACCAGGGCTCCCAGCACCCGGCCCACGACCACCAAGGCAACAACTACCACAACTGTTTCCACCACAACTCTAAGTGTGACCAGGACCCCGGCAGTGTCCACCCCTCGAGTGGTGCTGACCCCTCCTGGAAGACAGTACCTGTGCAATGTCACCAAGCCAGAGATGTACCTGGTCAGAGTGG TCATGCCCAAAGGCTCCACTGTAGGGTTTGGCCAGGTGAGAGACATCTTAAAGAGAGAGTTCAACCGCTCAGTGGAGCTACAG TTCCTGAGAACTCAGTCCAGTTTTGCCTTTCGTGCCGTGGCGGGGCCTATCATTTTCACCGCCATGTCCGTCATCAACGCTCTGCGCCAATCATCTCGCAGCTCCTCCCCCATTCCTGCAATTTCTCCCCTTTACACTGTACCAGACTACAAATACCAGATCCACTCAG TGCTGCAGTTTGTGCCCAGCCAcgtggatgtgcgtgtgtgcaactTCAGTGAGCGTGTGGAGAGAGGACTCCTGATGGCCTACACAGAGACACGGAGGCGCTCACATGAGCTGGGCAACGTCATCGTGCAG CTCCTTAACATCACCATGGGAATGGTCAAGCCAGTGGGTGAGCAGAAGGTTCCAGTGGACATCACCTTTACTATGCGCGACGGGCGGGGCTACCTGCTGGGGTCGGAGGTCAGTGACCATTTGAGGAAGCTCAGCATGGTGGAGTTCAGCTTCTACCTGGGTTTCCCGGCGCTGCAGATTGCTGAAC catTCCACTACCCAGAGCTAAACATCTCTCACCATCTACGCTCCACCTGGGTTCGCACAG TGCTACTGGGCGTGCAGGAGCAGATGGTTACCGAGAAGAGCTTCAAAGCTCGTGTGGAGAGACGACTGGCGCTGCTGCTGGAggaagggctgggggaggggattAGACGGCGCTGGAAGAGAGCTACGGCAGTGGGCAACAACAGCATACAg GTGGTGCGCGTGGCCCGGCTGTCTGGGCAGGAGCGCCCCCTGGAGGTGTTGTACTTTGTGgaggggcctgggggagagaggctgcctGCTGATGTCACAGCTGCCACCCTGAACCGCCTCGACCTCCAGAGAGCTGCCATCGTACTGGGCCACCGTGTCCAGAGACCCCTTGCccagc CTGTGGAGACCATCACCGTGCCGCCCTCTGAGACCCAGAGCAGCAGTGTCTGGCTGAtcgtgggggtggtggtgcctGTGCTGCTggccatcttcatcatcatcatcctctacTGGAAGCTGTGTGGCTCAGAGAAGCTAGAGTTCCAGCCTGACGCCATAAACACCATCCAGCAAAGACAAAAG ctccaggcTCCCAGTGTAAAAGGCTTTGACTTTGCCAAGCTGCATCTGGGCCAGCACAGTAAGGATGACATAATGGTCATCCAGGAGCCGGGAGCCCTCCCGGCACCCATCAAAGAGGTCACACCCTCTGAGGGCGGGGACTTGAACACGCCCAAATCCAAGGGCTCCTCCACCAAGGCGGGCCGCCACAGTCGTCGTAGAGGGAG GCTCTCGCCATCAGATGGAGATTCGTTAGGCAGTGACCAATCGAGTGGAAGGGAGTCGGCGGAGGAGAGTACAAGGCCTGTGGCCACACCAAGTGAAGCCAAACAACACAGGAAGACACCTAAAAATG GGAGGAACAAAATGG tccccccctcTGGCAGCGGGCCAGATgagctgctctcctcctcctccatctttgaCCACGTGGACCGTCTGTCTCGCGGTTCGTCCGACGGCCACAAGCGCCAAGCCAACAAGGTCCAGCTCATCGCCATGCAGCCTCGGCCCAGCCCCCCGCAACACACACAGTCGCAAAGCCCCTCCCTCACAGAGCGAGTCAGCACAGAG gtcgcCCTGAGGCACAAGTCTGAGATTGAACACCACAGGAACAAGCTGCGTCAGCGGGCTAAGAGGCGGGGCCAGTGTGAGTTCCCTTCTATGGACGACATCCTGGATGCCTTTGGGGACGGCGAGGAACATGGGGGGCCGGTGCAGCGTCTCTACAGCTCCGCCCACGACCACATGGACTGCATCCTGCAGGCCGACTCCCCCTCGCCGCCCACACCCTCCGActccaggaggag GGGGAGGCGCTCTCCTCGAGGGCGAAGGAGCCAACGGGGGAACGGCAGTCTCcctgacacagacagactgacagacagagacggTCTGCTGTCTGACCACACCGCCACCTACAGGAAATACCCAGGACTTAACAATGTGGCCTACATG TCGGATCCAGACCTCCCCCCAGACCACGGAAGCCCCTCCCCTAACGATGAGGTGTTTGActctgcccccccgccccctccctacGTGCCGCCCCAGCCCTCCATCGAGGAGGCGCGGCAGCAGATGCACTCCCTATTGGACGACGCATTCGCCCTGGTGTCACCGTCCTCCCAGGGCAGTGCCGGGGTCACAGGGgtcagccctgccctgccaaGCCCCTCCCCTCAGAACCGCTCGGCACGACAGTGGGGCTCCTCCTCCTACCCAGCGGTCCCCACTCACAGCCCCTTCTCTGCG AGATATGCTGAGTTAGGGATGTCTCCATCGTCAGTCCAAGGCCTGTTGCATAG ccaGGGCCTAGGCTCCGGGGGGTACATTACTGCTGGAGAGCAACAACTGCCGCAGGAGTCGGTGTATTCCAACAGGGGGCAGTATGacgaccccccctcctcctccaggccacGTCCTGTAGGAGGCAGCACAG GAGCCCAGCTCCACCACCTGACGCAGGTGGGTCTGTCGAGCCGGATCAGTGCATATCCCGGGGTGGGCCGCAGCGTGTCTGGGCCCACGGGCTCCAGCTGGAACCAGCAACACTCAGACCAGGACCTCTCTAGACCAGGAGCCATCAGCAGGGAGAGT gtGCTGTCGTTCCCTGAGTTCACTTCCTCCTCCGTGTTCCAGATGCCCAGTTCGTCGTTGCGGGacccctcagctcctccactgCACCTAGCCCCGCCCACACCAGAGTACCCCCCTGACGACGCCTCCCCCTCAGCCCATAGCTCCGCCTCTCTCATCAAGGCCATCAGAGAGGAGCTCCGTAGACTTGCCCAGAAACAAGTAGTTGTCACCAGTTATCCCTAA
- the svopl gene encoding putative transporter SVOPL produces the protein MGSLSRRSSKTQLVSAIELQDVEVEDNPTFKPNIKVNGLQTYSVEDAVETIGFGRFHVLLFLIMGSATILEAMEIMLLAVVSPEIRCEWQLKDWQVALVSMMVFLGFMVCGVLSGYVADQYGRWKVVFGGFVWSAYFSLLTSFAPSYGWFIFLRVMVGCGVAGVSQGFVLKTEFIPAKYRSSLLPLATIFWMLGSMLIIFLGMTVVPTLGWRWMIRLSVTPSVFLLLLFRYIPESARYNVSAGNVKAAVETLQRIAKMNRSSLPPGVLVEPLVKERGSWRLLVSPMYRRTSLLLWFSWFVASFTYYGSVLSSSELLEKNLLCVTDASADHQVKHRLQGELCYCVSFAQSDYETLLISCLGEIALIPLNIMMLHLFGRRICMVVLLLLAAMLFMLVNVCTTMVGFTVLLFLLRSLVSMNFNVVYIYTAEVYPTAARSLGMGFCTSFSRIGGMIAPFIAQVLMSESVMLALLPFAIACVLCGIGAFLLPIETKGRALLQES, from the exons ATGGGTAGCTTAAGCAGACGGTCCTCGAAGACTCAGCTGGTCAGTGCCATTGAGCTTCAGGATGTGGAAGTGGAGGATAACCCAACCTTCAAGCCCAACATCAAGGTCAATG GACTCCAGACATACAGTGTGGAGGATGCAGTGGAGACCATAGGCTTTGGTCGCTTCCACGTTCTGCTGTTTCTCATCATGGGCAGTGCCACA atacTGGAGGCTATGGAGATCATGTTGTTGGCTGTGGTGTCTCCTGAGATCCGCTGTGAGTGGCAACTGAAGGATTGGCAGGTGGCTCTGGTCTCCATG aTGGTGTTTCTAGGATTcatggtgtgtggtgtgcttaGTGGATATGTGGCTGACCAATATGGACGCTGGAAG GTGGTGTTTGGGGGCTTTGTGTGGAGTGCTTACTTCTCCCTACTCACCTCGTTCGCTCCCTCCTACGGCTGGTTCATCTTCCTGCGGGTCATGGTGGGCTGTGGTGTGGCTGGGGTCTCTcaggg GTTTGTCTTAAAAACAGAGTTCATTCCTGCCAAGTACAGATCCTCCCTGCTCCCACTGGCCACC ATCTTCTGGATGTTAGGCTCCATGCTCATCATCTTCCTGGGGATGACTGTGGTCCCCACGCTGGGCTGGCGCTGGATGATCCGACTCTCTGTCACCCCCagcgtcttcctcctccttctcttccgg TATATCCCGGAGTCTGCCCGCTACAACGTGTCCGCGGGGAACGTGAAGGCCGCTGTGGAGACCCTTCAGCGCATCGCCAAGATGAACCGATCCTCCTTACCACCGGGCGTGCTGGTGGAACCTCTggtg AAAGAGAGGGGCAGTTGGCGCCTTCTGGTCAGCCCGATGTACAGGAGGACCTCACTGCTGCTCTGGTTCTCATG gtTTGTGGCGTCCTTCACTTACTACGGCTCGGTGCTGAGCAGCTCTGAGCTGCTGGAGAAGAACCTGCTGTGTGTAACAGACGCCTCAGCAGATCACCAGGTCAAGCAccgcctgcagggggagctgtgcTACTGCGTCTCTTTTGCCCAATCGGATTACGAGACCCTCCTCATCAGCTGCCTGGGCGAGATTGCTC tcATCCCTCTGAACATCATGATGTTGCATCTGTTTGGGCGCAGGATCTGCatggtggtgctgctgctgctggcggcCATGCTCTTCATGCTAGTCAACGTCTGCACCACCAT GGTTGGATTCAccgttttgttgtttttgctcAGGTCTCTTGTCTCTATGAATTTCAACGTGGTTTATATTTACACTGCCGAG gtttACCCCACAGCAGCTCGCTCTCTGGGGATGGGCTTCTGCACCTCTTTCAGTCGTATAGGTGGGATGATCGCCCCCTTCATCGCACAG gtactGATGTCAGAGTCAGTGATGTTGGCCCTGTTACCTTTTGCTATTGCTTGTGTCCTGTGTGGCATTGGAGCATTTTTACTACCCATAGAGACTAAGGGAAGAGCACTTTTG cAAGAATCCTGA